From the genome of Halorussus caseinilyticus, one region includes:
- a CDS encoding HalOD1 output domain-containing protein has protein sequence MTNDTTVLPSGVEIERDESDGCYRARYDSTEHPTSTVVVTAVAAVTETDPLDLEPLRESLDPDALDDIFRRTPGGHVREEGCVEFSLAAHEVVVGAEGDVEIYPPA, from the coding sequence ATGACGAACGATACGACAGTACTTCCGAGCGGCGTAGAAATCGAACGCGACGAGTCGGACGGGTGCTATCGCGCGCGGTACGATTCGACCGAACACCCGACGAGTACGGTCGTCGTGACCGCCGTCGCCGCAGTCACGGAGACGGACCCGCTGGACCTCGAACCGCTTCGGGAGTCGCTCGACCCGGACGCCCTAGACGACATCTTCCGGCGGACGCCCGGCGGACACGTCCGCGAAGAGGGATGCGTCGAGTTTTCGCTCGCCGCTCACGAGGTAGTGGTCGGGGCCGAGGGCGACGTGGAAATCTACCCGCCCGCGTGA